The Deinococcus carri DNA window GCCCGGTGCTGAAGCTGCGCCGCAATAAGCTCGCCATGTTCGGGCTGGCGATCACACTGCTGTTCGTGTTGACGGCCTTTTTTGCCCCCTGGATCGCTCGACCCTCCGCCGAGGCGGGCGGCAATTGCCTGCGCGACCTGAATCTCAGCAGCCCCAACCAGATCTACAACCCCGCGAACGGCGGCTTCTGGAAAGCCCTCTTCGCGGCCCCGCCCAGTTGCTACGCCATTGAGCGCGAGAGCTTCGCGCCCAACCCCGCGCCGCCCAGCCCGCAGGCCTATTTCGGCACCAGCCAGGGCTACGACATCTTCTACGGCCTGGTGTGGGGCACCCGCACTATGTTCAAGCTGTCGTTGATTGTGGTGGGTATCAATCTGATCCTGGGCTTGATCCTGGGGGCGATCAGCGGCTTTTACGGCGGCTGGATCGACAACCTGCTCCAGCGCTTTATCGACGTGCTATATGCGCTGCCCCCGCTGGTGCTGACCATCATCCTGGTCACGTTCCTGCGCGCGCGCAACCCCGGCGTGGACCCCTCATTCCCGATCATCCTGGCCTACACGGTGGCGGGCTGGGCCTACTATGCCCGCATCGTGCGCGGCGAGGTGCTGCGGACCCGGCAACTGGAGTACGTGGACGCGGCCCGCTCGCTGGGTGCCCGCGACTGGCGGCTGATCATGAAGCACGTGATTCCCAACAGCCTCGCTAGCGTGATCACCCTGGCGATTCTGGACTTGGGCACCGTGCCGCTCAGTGTGGCGGCCCTGTCCTTCCTGGGGCTGGGCTATCCGACTGGCTACGCCGAGTGGGGCCAATTGGTGGACTTCGCCCGCGCGTGGCTCCAGCCGCAGTTCTGGTGGGTGATGGTGTACCCTGCCGCCTTTATCGTCCTGTTCAGCCTGGGCTTCAACCTCTTCGGTGACGCCCTGCGCGACGCCTACGACCCCAAGAGCCGCTGAGCGACTCGCTTTCCCCTTGCCTGCCCCCGCTGCTTCCGGCGGGGGCTTTTTCATGCCCCTCCAGCCCGCCCGCGTGCCCACACGAGCAGGTCGCCGTCTTCCGCGTCCCAGGCCTGGCCGACCCGCGTGAAGCCCAGCTTTTCCAGCACGCGCCCACTGGCCGGGTTGGTGGTGGCGGTCTGGGCCGTCACGCGCCGCACGTCGGGGCGGGCCAGCAGTGCCCCGACCAGCGCCCCCACCGCCTCGGTGGCGTACCC harbors:
- a CDS encoding ABC transporter permease, coding for MTTISAPPQRRESRFKTFLTSRPVLKLRRNKLAMFGLAITLLFVLTAFFAPWIARPSAEAGGNCLRDLNLSSPNQIYNPANGGFWKALFAAPPSCYAIERESFAPNPAPPSPQAYFGTSQGYDIFYGLVWGTRTMFKLSLIVVGINLILGLILGAISGFYGGWIDNLLQRFIDVLYALPPLVLTIILVTFLRARNPGVDPSFPIILAYTVAGWAYYARIVRGEVLRTRQLEYVDAARSLGARDWRLIMKHVIPNSLASVITLAILDLGTVPLSVAALSFLGLGYPTGYAEWGQLVDFARAWLQPQFWWVMVYPAAFIVLFSLGFNLFGDALRDAYDPKSR
- a CDS encoding GNAT family N-acetyltransferase, encoding MEAQTARLLLLPLFPARLAAFDPVRERWSATLVERATLSAVGQMGAKGTPDARGDLEIGYGLNPEVWGRGYATEAVGALVGALLARPDVRRVTAQTATTNPASGRVLEKLGFTRVGQAWDAEDGDLLVWARGRAGGA